The following proteins are co-located in the Engraulis encrasicolus isolate BLACKSEA-1 chromosome 2, IST_EnEncr_1.0, whole genome shotgun sequence genome:
- the LOC134463926 gene encoding anoctamin-10-like has protein sequence MVLLKFHPSIQPKALDWLIEKISACESHGGLDLLCRLVGMSRQGEPSLVVGAGTERLLLEADEAILFHQKPYTSAVRLSEAVCSDTQGPSLGPEAKAEGATAEKERDEAADESKKGIAHGLYRMISSAEAVSLLIKILGKLEVTEAEEVNILPDIYLHPGEPVITSMLQCGALRTLHPVHEVPVLEVLERKWRATWFGFRRSRQRELLEDVRDYYGKPVALYFGFMFALGKVLLPKAVLSLCLSQEDGGALISLSCVVWSRLFLHEWKVKRGGLRADWGSEETMHRAGPHVYPPHHTTTLGPSVNRLLKQALVSVLFLTLTITISSTVMATYFYVDEMVKVHFSEDQNKSDYSYLFCYYIADILLSGSMMVLDWFAVELSGHLDSVSPTFSHALGSQCYSQAFLPEVIVFCLFNHFALYFYQALWLRELTALDRRITVHLATQCVLSLLLSLLLPLVKKWRVKGRGGAEAGLPPGLQQIHSQCDWPASSNSQTCCYLELLIIYCHVMLLSSFNPQCVVWCWVAIFLKSWLDTWRLGWAVCRPLPCEAPVESVAVWEEVFGMMEALALLGNTTLLQAAQTKGEQFSVWEVMQVAMGLQLLLLMLGGTAANVILCILQAFGWNSEAAEGQRHHRHYRLQRQQQHNRLPPQAHE, from the coding sequence ATGGTTCTGCTTAAGTTCCATCCAAGCATCCAACCTAAGGCTCTGGACTGGCTAATAGAGAAGATCTCAGCCTGCGAATCCCATGGTGGCCTTGATCTGCTATGCAGGCTAGTGGGCATGTCCCGGCAGGGAGAGCCATCGCTGGTAGTGGGCGCTGGCACCGAACGCCTGCTTCTGGAAGCTGACGAGGCCATCCTCTTCCATCAAAAGCCCTACACGTCAGCTGTCAGACTCAGTGAAGCTGTGTGCTCAGACACGCAAGGTCCCAGCCTGGGACCAGAGGCGAAGGCCGAGGGTGCgacagcagagaaagagagggatgaggccGCGGATGAGAGCAAGAAGGGTATAGCACACGGGCTCTACAGGATGATCTCATCCGCTGAGGCAGTGAGTTTGCTCATTAAGATCCTAGGCAAGCTGGAGGTGACTGAAGCAGAAGAGGTGAACATACTCCCTGACATCTACCTGCACCCGGGGGAGCCTGTCATTACCAGCATGCTGCAGTGTGGCGCCCTCAGAACACTTCACCCTGTCCACGAGGTGCCCGTTTTGGAGGTCCTGGAGAGGAAATGGAGGGCCACATGGTTTGGCTTCAGAAGGTCTCGTCAGAGGGAGCTCCTGGAAGATGTCCGGGATTACTACGGCAAGCCTGTCGCTCTCTACTTTGGCTTCATGTTTGCACTTGGAAAAGTTCTCCTGCCCAAGGCggttctctctctgtgcctctcgcAAGAGGATGGTGGagccctcatctccctctcttgcGTGGTGTGGTCGAGGCTCTTCCTGCATGAGTGGAAGGTGAAGCGCGGCGGTCTGAGGGCTGACTGGGGATCTGAGGAGACGATGCACAGAGCGGGTCCCCATGTGTATCCACCTCATCACACAACAACACTGGGCCCTTCGGTGAACAGGCTCTTAAAACAGGCCCTGGTTTCTGTGCTTTTCCTGACCCTCACTATCACAATCTCTTCCACTGTGATGGCCACTTACTTCTATGTGGATGAGATGGTGAAAGTCCATTTCTCAGAAGACCAAAACAAGTCGGATTATTCTTATCTCTTCTGCTACTACATCGCTGATATCCTTCTGTCAGGTAGCATGATGGTTTTGGACTGGTTTGCTGTAGAGCTGTCTGGACACCTGGACTCAGTTTCTCCCACCTTTTCACATGCGCTTGGGAGTCAGTGTTACAGCCAGGCTTTCCTGCCAGAGGTCATTGTCTTTTGCCTCTTTAACCACTTTGCCCTGTATTTCTACCAAGCCCTGTGGCTGAGGGAGTTGACTGCACTGGACCGTCGCATCACTGTGCATCTGGCCACTCAGTGCGTCCTGAGCCTTCTGCTCAGTCTTCTGCTGCCCTTGGTCAAAAAGTGGAGAGTCAAGGGAAGAGGTGGGGCAGAGGCAGGCTTGCCCCCCGGCCTGCAGCAGATCCATAGCCAGTGTGACTGGCCTGCCAGCAGTAACAGCCAGACCTGTTGCTACCTCGAGCTGCTCATCATCTACTGCCACGTAATGCTCCTCTCCAGCTTTAACCCCCAGTGCGTGGTGTGGTGCTGGGTGGCCATCTTCCTGAAATCCTGGCTGGACACGTGGCGGCTGGGCTGGGCCGTGTGCCGCCCGCTGCCCTGTGAAGCCCCTGTGGAGAGCGTGGCCGTCTGGGAAGAGGTGTTCGGCATGATGGAGGCGCTAGCGCTGCTGGgcaacaccacactgctccaggcagCGCAGACAAAGGGGGAGCAGTTCAGCGTGTGGGAGGTGATGCAGGTGGCCATGGGCCTGCAGCTCCTCCTACTGATGCTCGGAGGTACTGCGGCTAACGTGATACTCTGCATCCTGCAGGCTTTCGGATGGAATTCGGAGGCGGCGGAGGGGCAGCGGCACCACAGACACTACAGGCTGCAGAGACAGCAGCAGCACAATCGACTGCCCCCACAGGCACACGAGTAA